A region of Curvibacter sp. AEP1-3 DNA encodes the following proteins:
- a CDS encoding AAA domain-containing protein, translating into MDIRLIEKAGVPRSEIEAHQRIEKAFNSSAFSKGWRGYASFKLNRGGPGAGDDDFDLILVTHTHIVVVELKNWRGKKLESRGGSWFVDGEPRGRSPVPLVGLKAKRLASALQTRVGPTKTPFIYSFVVLSESLSELDLDASEANSVLYLNDLLSWASERDYKRVLARSTRINPLSYLNDYDLFFVGQRGRPAGFAIHGFKPENQPLWVHPNKLYSEFRAKEKVDPDKLALFRQWDFSVLGTALIGEGDRGFIGLREQRVYEHVEPRNEELSRSLLRPITRRSEADVTSDFSELYVLPPKITRLSEFVNATLLKLTPTERIVLVKALLQRFADLHDLNVAHRDIGAHCVWVERPAKVIISGFSAAYYPSTQTVGTFRNKVKVERSNLPEDIGLSKEVTPYHRDVYALGVLSHLILFGERPPKVSDVFTWERRATDPYEGRFDEILTRALSVQPQDRYENARHMLDAMNSASSNERVQLLELSLFDAHKAKSRARDYPEDESPLKDDDDLLSYVSSVDGQRVLVKEWHGVEPDLKKPDLAIRLLSFLERARNLRAAGLKGLPEIRDYGLSRRSLLVVLNWVDGVTLTEWMKSDRDLSSKLEVAQSLVRTLSRMHDFEWPHGDLKPDNIVIRPDGQPVFVDVLDFRRDGEEIYSTAYLPPDYKGLSPLARDRYAIAAVIKEFLVDSCSTTERSGLSHVCEEVQRLIDDRTVSALEPLQAALDGKSNVASAVDTEPYRVSVRNLATTGVQPGDMVSDNGYFYLTQENSRRTPGAKLMHLTGAGARLSLEWDSSKGQCTWVAVKRIDLTQLIWAQDRCLGRIAVRISLVDGPRGEASELEPSLAQWATEFSDESVGKSDDVFIPPDGPDEQDPLVVTHIQLRDESITSYRERENSEKVSVPKATAIDVKQLWEGLLSAEEDALPIATVTGEAMRSPQRSHQILVPCVIEGRGFDPDADDHTWVERRAADGLWRRCGELELRDTSLGRNAELAIERWNAKPLQPGDKLRLRSNMESASLNRRANAVERIVDGRAVISNLMDYLQTDAEQPLPMVFDGPEDSSLEAYSQGAKRLNTSQRVAFQKALQNGPISLLQGPPGTGKTWFIASLLHYLVTKEGARRVLVVSQAHEAVNNALEKALELFEAKGIAFDAVRLGHESVVSEPIRHLHSASIEQVYRESFKAEYKDRVVRLASEMGLMPEFSAAAVKLHLGVGRLIEQISLLELEALGQVPTSDSKEPDELLEAGTHRIRQLTETVRDICQRDYQFEVGDIPLGEALEHLFDSLAKQHEVQSPQALERLRKLLKLSDDWLKTLGEPAANFIEFLAKSRTVVAGTLVGIGRRAAGVIQNMYDWVIIDEAGRAAPSEVAVAMQTGRRILLVGDHKQLPPTFDQEVRDAVSKNLGYGSESPAFVSDFERLFDSKYGKSVGASLTEQYRMAPAIGELVSDVFYQKDLHTGRPASWLDTSLLPAKLKHEVSWVDTSTLGKAALENSSPDRVDCWNETEAQVVMGVLKALIQRNGLIKALHEGLQSGDPIIGVICMYSKQREIINRLKNEARWIPQEVRRLIKVDTVDSYQGKENRIIILSTVRNNPNMQPGFLRSPNRINVAMSRAMERLIIVGATPMWRGRNEGLPLGQVLKKVESLAVAGRSEVVKAQEFKV; encoded by the coding sequence ATGGACATTCGTTTAATTGAAAAAGCGGGTGTACCCAGATCTGAAATAGAAGCTCATCAACGTATTGAGAAGGCTTTCAACAGCAGTGCGTTTTCAAAAGGATGGCGAGGTTATGCGTCATTCAAACTTAACCGCGGTGGGCCGGGGGCGGGTGACGACGATTTCGATTTGATTCTTGTCACACACACGCACATCGTCGTCGTCGAACTCAAGAACTGGCGTGGCAAGAAATTGGAGTCCAGAGGAGGAAGCTGGTTCGTGGACGGAGAACCCCGTGGCCGATCACCAGTTCCTCTTGTTGGTCTCAAAGCGAAGAGGTTGGCGAGTGCACTTCAAACTCGAGTTGGGCCCACCAAAACGCCTTTCATCTATTCGTTTGTAGTACTTTCTGAGTCGTTGAGCGAGCTGGACCTTGATGCGAGCGAAGCAAATTCAGTCCTCTACTTGAACGATTTGCTTTCATGGGCTTCAGAGCGTGATTACAAAAGAGTGCTCGCTCGGTCAACACGTATCAATCCGCTGTCGTACCTTAACGATTACGATCTTTTCTTCGTAGGTCAGCGCGGTCGTCCTGCCGGCTTTGCTATTCATGGGTTCAAGCCAGAAAACCAGCCACTTTGGGTGCACCCCAACAAGCTGTACTCGGAATTTCGAGCGAAAGAAAAAGTAGATCCAGACAAACTCGCCCTTTTCCGGCAATGGGACTTTTCTGTTCTAGGAACTGCACTCATCGGCGAAGGGGACAGAGGGTTTATTGGTTTACGCGAACAACGGGTATACGAGCACGTAGAGCCAAGAAATGAAGAGCTGTCTCGCTCCTTGTTGCGCCCGATTACACGCAGGTCAGAAGCTGACGTAACGAGCGATTTTTCTGAACTTTATGTTCTTCCTCCAAAGATCACCCGCCTCAGCGAGTTCGTGAACGCAACGCTTCTGAAGTTAACGCCTACAGAGCGGATTGTGTTGGTCAAGGCCTTGCTTCAGCGATTTGCCGACTTGCATGATTTAAACGTCGCTCATCGAGACATTGGTGCCCACTGCGTTTGGGTCGAGCGGCCTGCCAAGGTCATCATCTCGGGCTTTTCTGCTGCCTACTACCCCTCAACACAAACGGTCGGAACATTCAGGAACAAGGTCAAAGTAGAGCGTTCTAATTTGCCAGAGGATATTGGCTTAAGCAAAGAAGTCACCCCATATCACCGGGACGTATATGCACTAGGAGTGCTTTCGCATTTGATCTTGTTTGGTGAGCGTCCGCCTAAAGTAAGTGACGTGTTCACCTGGGAGCGTCGAGCAACGGATCCCTACGAGGGTAGGTTTGATGAAATTCTGACAAGAGCGCTTAGTGTTCAGCCCCAGGATCGTTATGAAAACGCCCGTCACATGCTGGATGCGATGAATAGTGCATCTTCGAATGAACGCGTGCAGCTTCTTGAACTGTCCCTCTTCGATGCACATAAGGCTAAAAGTAGGGCGAGAGACTATCCTGAAGACGAGAGCCCACTGAAGGATGATGATGACCTTCTCTCATACGTTAGTAGCGTCGATGGTCAAAGAGTATTGGTTAAGGAATGGCACGGCGTTGAGCCAGACCTAAAGAAGCCAGATCTTGCCATCCGCTTGCTGTCTTTCCTGGAGAGAGCTCGCAATCTAAGAGCTGCTGGTCTCAAAGGGCTTCCTGAGATTCGCGACTATGGTTTAAGTCGGCGTAGTCTATTGGTCGTTTTGAACTGGGTTGACGGAGTCACCTTGACCGAGTGGATGAAGTCTGACCGAGACCTCTCATCCAAATTGGAGGTTGCTCAAAGTTTGGTTCGCACCCTCTCGCGTATGCACGATTTTGAATGGCCTCATGGAGATCTGAAGCCGGACAACATTGTCATTCGCCCGGATGGGCAACCAGTCTTTGTGGACGTACTCGACTTTCGCCGGGATGGCGAGGAGATTTACAGTACAGCATACTTGCCGCCTGATTACAAAGGTTTATCACCGCTTGCCCGTGATCGGTACGCGATTGCAGCGGTCATAAAAGAATTTCTCGTGGATAGCTGCAGCACGACTGAGCGTAGTGGGCTTTCTCATGTATGCGAGGAAGTTCAACGGCTTATCGACGATAGAACTGTATCGGCCTTGGAGCCACTTCAAGCTGCATTAGATGGAAAATCGAATGTTGCCAGTGCGGTTGATACTGAGCCCTACCGAGTCTCTGTGAGGAATCTCGCGACCACCGGAGTTCAGCCCGGAGACATGGTTTCTGACAATGGGTATTTCTATCTCACCCAAGAAAACTCCCGTAGAACGCCAGGTGCAAAGTTGATGCACTTAACGGGTGCCGGCGCGCGATTGAGCTTAGAGTGGGATAGCTCAAAGGGGCAGTGCACTTGGGTAGCTGTAAAGCGAATTGACCTGACACAACTCATATGGGCTCAGGACAGGTGTCTTGGTCGTATTGCAGTACGCATTTCTCTTGTTGATGGCCCGAGAGGGGAGGCGTCGGAGCTTGAGCCCTCACTGGCGCAGTGGGCAACAGAATTCAGCGATGAATCTGTTGGCAAATCTGATGATGTTTTCATTCCCCCCGATGGGCCAGATGAGCAAGACCCTTTAGTTGTGACGCACATACAGCTACGAGACGAATCAATCACCAGTTACCGTGAGCGCGAAAATTCTGAAAAAGTTTCTGTACCAAAAGCAACAGCCATCGATGTAAAGCAGTTGTGGGAGGGACTTCTCAGCGCAGAAGAGGATGCACTTCCTATTGCGACTGTTACCGGGGAGGCCATGAGGAGCCCTCAACGGTCCCATCAGATATTGGTCCCCTGCGTTATCGAGGGGAGAGGTTTTGATCCAGACGCAGACGACCACACTTGGGTCGAACGCAGGGCCGCAGATGGTCTATGGCGTCGTTGCGGGGAACTTGAGCTGAGGGATACCTCTCTGGGGCGGAACGCAGAGCTAGCGATTGAGCGCTGGAACGCAAAGCCCCTCCAGCCTGGCGACAAGCTTCGCTTGAGAAGCAACATGGAGAGTGCTTCCCTCAATCGGCGGGCAAACGCGGTAGAGCGCATAGTAGATGGACGTGCCGTCATTTCAAACTTGATGGACTACTTGCAAACGGATGCGGAGCAACCTCTTCCAATGGTCTTTGACGGACCTGAGGACTCGTCGCTTGAGGCGTACTCGCAAGGTGCAAAGAGGCTCAATACAAGCCAGCGGGTCGCCTTTCAGAAAGCGCTTCAAAATGGCCCAATTAGTCTGTTGCAAGGCCCACCAGGCACCGGAAAGACCTGGTTTATCGCGTCGCTTCTTCATTACTTGGTAACGAAGGAAGGTGCTCGGCGCGTGTTGGTTGTTAGCCAAGCACATGAAGCGGTCAACAACGCGTTGGAAAAAGCGCTTGAACTTTTTGAGGCGAAGGGGATTGCCTTTGATGCAGTGCGCTTAGGGCATGAGTCTGTAGTCTCTGAGCCTATTCGCCATTTGCACTCAGCGTCTATCGAGCAGGTTTACCGCGAGAGTTTCAAAGCTGAGTACAAAGATCGAGTAGTCAGGTTGGCTAGTGAAATGGGGTTGATGCCAGAGTTTTCAGCGGCTGCCGTAAAGTTGCACTTGGGAGTTGGTCGACTCATTGAGCAGATTAGCTTACTTGAGCTGGAGGCACTGGGCCAAGTACCAACGTCAGATTCGAAAGAACCTGACGAGCTTCTGGAAGCGGGTACTCATCGTATACGTCAGCTCACAGAGACCGTGAGAGATATCTGTCAACGGGATTATCAGTTTGAGGTTGGGGACATTCCACTTGGCGAAGCGTTGGAGCACCTGTTTGACAGCCTCGCTAAACAGCACGAAGTTCAGTCCCCGCAAGCGCTTGAGCGGCTGCGAAAGCTTCTGAAACTATCTGATGATTGGTTGAAAACCCTTGGCGAGCCTGCGGCGAACTTTATTGAGTTCCTTGCTAAGTCCAGAACGGTTGTGGCGGGGACTCTTGTGGGTATTGGTCGAAGAGCCGCCGGTGTCATACAGAACATGTACGACTGGGTGATCATTGATGAGGCTGGTAGAGCAGCTCCGAGTGAAGTGGCTGTTGCGATGCAGACGGGGCGACGAATTCTTCTGGTGGGAGATCACAAGCAGCTACCTCCCACGTTTGACCAGGAGGTGCGAGATGCCGTTTCTAAAAATCTTGGTTACGGAAGTGAATCTCCCGCCTTTGTTAGTGACTTCGAGAGACTTTTTGACTCCAAGTACGGAAAGTCAGTCGGCGCATCTCTCACCGAGCAGTACCGTATGGCTCCGGCCATTGGTGAGTTGGTGTCAGACGTGTTCTATCAAAAAGACCTTCATACAGGGCGTCCTGCGTCATGGCTGGACACCAGTCTCTTGCCTGCCAAGCTGAAGCATGAGGTCTCTTGGGTAGATACCAGCACTCTGGGCAAAGCCGCTCTCGAAAATTCATCGCCAGATCGGGTCGACTGCTGGAATGAGACGGAAGCTCAGGTCGTGATGGGCGTGTTGAAGGCGCTGATACAGCGCAACGGACTGATAAAGGCGTTGCATGAGGGGTTGCAGTCGGGGGATCCGATTATTGGTGTGATCTGCATGTACTCGAAGCAACGGGAAATCATCAATCGATTGAAAAACGAAGCTCGTTGGATCCCCCAAGAAGTTCGACGGCTTATCAAGGTTGACACCGTTGACAGCTATCAGGGAAAAGAGAATCGAATCATTATTTTGTCTACGGTCAGAAACAATCCCAACATGCAGCCCGGATTCCTGCGTAGTCCCAATCGGATCAACGTTGCCATGTCCCGCGCCATGGAGCGTTTGATCATCGTAGGGGCTACGCCCATGTGGCGTGGTCGAAATGAGGGACTGCCTTTGGGTCAAGTCTTAAAGAAGGTGGAGTCACTGGCTGTAGCTGGTCGATCTGAAGTAGTAAAGGCACAGGAGTTCAAGGTATGA
- a CDS encoding DUF932 domain-containing protein — translation MAHQVQTMAYIGQTPWHSLGNALPPKQSIDVWAKEAGMDWQICSSPVRYMTEQAGSLGSIMSFDDQKVLYRSDTKAPLSVVSDRYQVVQPREVLEFYRDLTEISGFELETAGVLKAGKKFWALAKTGKESTLNGKDKVNGYILLATSCDGTLATTATLTSIRVVCNNTLTVALNGANSAVKVPHSTTFDGQAVKKQLGIAVSHWDGFMYRMKTLSERKVKSHESLNYFLNVLCHTDQPANTKGGLVNERALKRVQELYDGAGKGSDMDSAAGTAWGLLNAVTEYVDHERRARSTDYRLDSAWFGQGAALKARALDHAMQLVA, via the coding sequence ATGGCACATCAAGTTCAAACCATGGCTTACATTGGCCAAACCCCCTGGCATTCTCTGGGCAACGCACTCCCGCCCAAACAGTCCATCGATGTATGGGCCAAAGAAGCTGGCATGGACTGGCAGATCTGTTCCAGTCCAGTCCGCTACATGACAGAACAAGCAGGATCACTTGGCTCCATCATGAGTTTCGATGATCAAAAGGTTCTCTACCGCAGCGACACTAAAGCCCCGCTGTCCGTGGTCTCCGACCGCTACCAGGTAGTGCAGCCCCGCGAAGTGCTGGAGTTCTACCGTGACCTGACAGAAATCTCCGGCTTCGAGCTCGAAACGGCAGGTGTTTTGAAGGCCGGCAAGAAATTCTGGGCCTTGGCTAAGACCGGCAAAGAAAGCACGCTCAATGGAAAAGACAAGGTCAACGGCTACATCCTCCTAGCCACCAGCTGCGATGGCACCCTTGCCACCACCGCAACATTGACTTCTATTCGCGTCGTGTGCAATAACACCCTGACCGTTGCGCTCAATGGTGCGAACAGCGCGGTCAAAGTCCCCCACAGCACCACGTTCGATGGCCAAGCCGTCAAAAAGCAATTGGGCATTGCCGTATCGCACTGGGATGGCTTCATGTACCGTATGAAAACCCTCTCCGAGCGCAAAGTGAAGTCGCACGAGTCTCTGAACTACTTCCTCAATGTCCTGTGCCATACCGACCAGCCCGCCAACACCAAAGGAGGCTTGGTCAACGAGCGGGCATTGAAGCGTGTGCAAGAGTTGTACGACGGTGCAGGTAAGGGCTCAGACATGGACTCTGCTGCCGGGACCGCTTGGGGACTGCTCAATGCGGTCACCGAATACGTAGACCACGAACGCCGTGCACGCAGCACGGACTACCGCCTGGATTCCGCTTGGTTTGGTCAGGGTGCTGCCCTCAAAGCACGTGCCCTAGACCACGCCATGCAGCTGGTGGCCTGA
- a CDS encoding YqaJ viral recombinase family nuclease, producing MSKAIAVDREARPRPALKLVKTNDLRREDWLSVRRNGIGSSDAAAAVGLNPYKSQLALWMEKTGRDDLFAPIDVNDDSTPMYWGTLLEPIVAASYAKRTGNRVRKVNAVLQHPDHPWLLANLDREVLGVPEVQILECKTAGVHGARLWKDGVPDYVALQVQHQLAVTGKRAADVAVLIGGQELQIHRIKRDDLLIDRLIQLEEVFWGYVQSDIAPPVDGSDSADQALRRLYPNDVGSIVDFSQDMEMSAAFSDLVAVRQTLDIHTKQEALLKQRIQQRMGDASKAVFETGEVTWRRSKDGVEFNLSKLLTDHPEYQEAYAIPKAGSRRFLVNLAKS from the coding sequence ATGTCCAAAGCTATCGCAGTGGACCGGGAAGCCCGGCCACGCCCAGCACTCAAGCTGGTGAAGACCAATGACCTCAGGCGAGAAGACTGGCTCTCGGTTCGCCGAAACGGGATTGGCAGCTCCGATGCAGCTGCTGCAGTAGGCCTGAATCCCTACAAATCTCAACTCGCCCTCTGGATGGAGAAAACCGGTCGTGATGACCTCTTTGCTCCCATCGACGTCAATGATGACTCCACCCCGATGTACTGGGGCACTCTGCTGGAGCCCATTGTTGCTGCGTCCTATGCAAAGCGCACCGGCAACCGTGTCCGCAAGGTCAACGCTGTCCTGCAGCACCCAGACCACCCCTGGTTGCTGGCCAACCTCGACCGAGAGGTGTTGGGTGTGCCCGAAGTCCAGATCCTGGAGTGCAAAACAGCCGGTGTACACGGTGCCCGTCTCTGGAAAGACGGTGTCCCGGATTACGTGGCTCTGCAGGTACAACACCAGCTTGCAGTCACCGGCAAACGGGCAGCCGACGTCGCTGTCCTGATCGGAGGTCAGGAACTTCAGATCCACCGCATCAAGCGGGACGACCTGTTGATTGATCGTCTGATCCAGCTGGAGGAGGTGTTCTGGGGCTATGTCCAGTCGGATATAGCCCCACCAGTGGATGGCTCTGACTCTGCGGATCAGGCGCTTCGGCGTCTGTATCCCAACGATGTCGGATCTATCGTGGACTTCAGCCAGGATATGGAGATGTCCGCCGCCTTCTCTGACTTGGTGGCAGTACGCCAAACCTTGGATATCCATACCAAGCAGGAAGCGCTGCTCAAGCAACGAATCCAGCAACGGATGGGGGATGCGTCCAAAGCGGTGTTTGAAACCGGCGAGGTTACTTGGAGACGCAGCAAGGACGGGGTGGAGTTCAACTTATCCAAACTTCTGACTGACCATCCTGAGTACCAAGAAGCCTATGCCATCCCCAAGGCCGGCAGCAGGCGATTTCTGGTCAATTTGGCTAAGAGCTGA
- a CDS encoding recombination directionality factor, whose translation MLKGMAITPPIVGRISIGKVVEKNGRRLPEKDDEFTITTQVQTKDGWMLHPLNQSLRKDGNANNKLRSIPVRVMFNDPDLNLRASYHYFDRQTGRPMCVGNGETCNRSTAEGIQELPCPGPDGCHLGQRGLCKPYGRLNVLIGEEDELGSFIFRTTGHNSIRTLTARLKYFHAISGGHLAMLPMELKLRGKSTTQSHRAPIYYVDLTIRTGMTLLDAVTEAKQAYEAREAAGIDQQSLDEAARLGFAAGEFEESTEEARNVQEEFYPTDDVSSTQKKHTGVTNSLSAKLESKTGEHLFNGNHMNAKKA comes from the coding sequence ATGCTCAAAGGAATGGCCATTACGCCCCCCATCGTGGGACGCATCTCCATCGGTAAAGTGGTGGAGAAAAACGGACGTCGACTTCCTGAAAAAGACGACGAGTTCACCATCACCACCCAGGTCCAGACTAAAGACGGCTGGATGCTGCACCCGCTGAACCAAAGCCTGCGTAAAGACGGCAACGCCAATAACAAACTGCGCTCTATCCCGGTGCGTGTGATGTTCAATGATCCGGACTTAAACCTACGAGCCAGCTATCACTACTTTGATCGCCAGACTGGGAGGCCTATGTGTGTGGGCAACGGTGAAACTTGCAATAGATCTACGGCTGAAGGAATCCAAGAACTCCCATGTCCAGGACCTGACGGCTGCCACTTAGGTCAGAGGGGACTCTGTAAACCTTATGGACGACTCAATGTGTTGATTGGAGAAGAGGACGAACTGGGTTCCTTCATCTTCCGAACCACAGGCCATAACTCCATTCGGACCTTGACGGCACGGTTGAAGTACTTCCATGCGATCTCGGGTGGACATCTGGCAATGCTTCCCATGGAACTCAAGTTGCGAGGCAAATCTACGACCCAGTCACACAGGGCGCCAATCTACTACGTGGATCTCACAATTAGGACAGGGATGACTTTGCTGGATGCCGTGACTGAGGCAAAACAGGCGTATGAAGCGCGCGAGGCTGCTGGTATCGACCAGCAAAGTTTAGATGAGGCAGCTCGCTTGGGCTTTGCAGCGGGGGAGTTTGAAGAGTCAACCGAAGAAGCGAGGAATGTTCAAGAAGAGTTTTATCCCACAGACGACGTATCGAGTACCCAGAAGAAACACACTGGCGTTACAAATTCGTTATCAGCAAAGCTAGAGTCCAAAACAGGTGAACACTTGTTCAACGGGAATCACATGAACGCTAAAAAGGCTTGA
- a CDS encoding UvrD-helicase domain-containing protein, whose product MTSAKAFPVQEWRSTAAGRLFTGASDWRLRIAGEQFELKVAGTVVRDSIRALESLRVKPGWFWSSIELPDPAGEVLSLGGISNGEGRRLQSVLNAAIAQLRRSERIAAVLKDFQGSMAPVLEWASACTKALRTQLKMRGWITREVLQVQLHAKPSISKDILETPEVMVHLRKEPAIIQEAIQLWQDDLYAYGKRLNQQHQANQLESQADFFQRVEKSPLTQEQVQAVINFDNRVLLVASAGSGKTSTMVAKAGYALHNGYFLPEQMLLLSFNNDAAKELSQRIKARLQPLGLPAERVVAKTFHAFGLDVIGQATGKKPSLAPWLEGGQDLEHLLKLIDERKDADIVFRTQWDLFRIVLGQDLPKFGKEMEFPDGWNAQTKEEGFWTLNNEVVKSRGEQLIANWLFYNGVKYVYEAAYEVETADAQHRQYRPDFYLTDANAYLEHWALDDNGEPPPEFAGYKEGMVWKKQLHAQHGTTLLETTMADLWSGQAFRYLEMELTKLGLVLDPNPERPAPGRKPIENPRLARTFRSFLTHAKSNRLSIQDLRKRLESGVVGVFRFRHKLFLDLYERISTLWENELQSSGCIDFEDMLNLAADCVEQGRWDSPYQLVMVDEFQDASQARSRLVASLVRGPHKHLFAVGDDWQSINRFAGADLSVMTNFETRFGPTVTMKLEITFRCPQSLCDISSAFVRKNPKQLAKVVRSQQPALKDPVKIVRVTDEHGIRSVIAKRIEEIASTDPKGKKHKILVLGRYKKESVYLPANVDTSRIDLEFITVHSSKGLEADHIILPRVTSETLGFPSKVADDPVLQLAMPSGDDFQYAEERRLFYVALTRARQTVTLVTIERKESLFIAELVREQGISIEDQVRNQVASEMCPRCGDGFLTQRKGKYGHFIACTKYPRCDFTRNITRGLRH is encoded by the coding sequence GTGACAAGCGCTAAGGCTTTCCCGGTTCAGGAGTGGCGCTCCACAGCAGCTGGCAGGTTGTTTACGGGTGCTTCGGACTGGAGACTGCGAATCGCCGGCGAACAGTTCGAGCTTAAGGTTGCAGGCACCGTAGTTCGGGACTCAATTCGAGCGTTGGAGAGCCTAAGGGTCAAGCCCGGTTGGTTCTGGTCAAGCATAGAGCTGCCGGACCCAGCTGGTGAGGTCCTGTCACTTGGTGGCATCTCGAACGGCGAGGGAAGGAGGCTGCAGTCTGTCTTGAACGCAGCGATTGCTCAGTTAAGGCGCAGTGAGCGTATTGCAGCTGTCCTCAAGGATTTCCAAGGCAGTATGGCGCCTGTCCTTGAATGGGCTTCGGCGTGCACCAAGGCATTGAGGACGCAGCTCAAGATGCGTGGCTGGATCACCAGAGAGGTATTGCAAGTTCAATTGCATGCCAAGCCAAGCATCTCCAAAGACATCCTCGAAACCCCGGAGGTGATGGTGCATCTCCGTAAAGAACCTGCAATCATCCAAGAAGCGATTCAGCTGTGGCAAGACGATCTGTATGCCTACGGTAAGCGCTTGAACCAGCAGCATCAAGCTAATCAGCTCGAGTCACAAGCTGACTTCTTCCAAAGGGTAGAAAAGTCACCCTTGACTCAAGAGCAAGTGCAAGCGGTCATCAACTTTGACAATCGAGTGTTGTTGGTGGCTTCCGCAGGTTCCGGAAAAACCTCCACCATGGTGGCCAAGGCAGGGTATGCCTTGCACAACGGCTACTTCTTGCCGGAGCAAATGCTCTTACTGTCCTTCAACAACGATGCTGCCAAAGAACTGTCTCAGCGCATCAAAGCCAGGCTTCAGCCCTTGGGTCTGCCGGCTGAGCGCGTCGTTGCAAAAACGTTTCACGCTTTCGGGCTCGATGTCATTGGTCAGGCAACAGGTAAGAAGCCCTCACTAGCGCCTTGGCTGGAAGGTGGTCAAGACCTTGAGCATTTGCTGAAACTGATTGATGAGCGCAAGGACGCGGATATCGTCTTCCGTACCCAGTGGGATCTCTTTCGGATAGTGCTGGGCCAAGACCTTCCCAAGTTCGGCAAGGAGATGGAGTTTCCAGATGGTTGGAATGCTCAAACCAAAGAAGAAGGCTTCTGGACGCTCAATAACGAGGTTGTCAAAAGCCGCGGTGAACAGTTGATTGCCAACTGGCTGTTCTACAACGGGGTGAAATATGTCTACGAGGCAGCCTATGAGGTGGAGACAGCAGATGCTCAACATCGGCAGTACCGCCCGGACTTCTACCTCACAGATGCCAACGCCTATCTAGAGCATTGGGCTTTGGATGACAACGGTGAGCCTCCGCCAGAGTTTGCAGGCTACAAGGAAGGCATGGTCTGGAAGAAGCAGCTCCACGCCCAACATGGGACTACCTTGTTGGAAACCACCATGGCGGACCTTTGGTCTGGTCAAGCCTTCCGATATCTAGAGATGGAGCTCACAAAGTTGGGGCTAGTTCTGGATCCCAACCCTGAACGTCCCGCTCCAGGACGCAAACCGATTGAAAATCCCCGACTTGCCAGAACTTTTCGCTCATTCCTTACCCATGCCAAAAGCAATCGTCTGAGTATTCAAGACTTGCGCAAGCGTTTGGAGAGCGGAGTGGTGGGTGTATTCCGCTTCCGACACAAGCTGTTCCTGGACCTGTACGAAAGGATCTCAACCCTTTGGGAAAACGAGCTCCAATCCTCCGGCTGCATTGACTTTGAGGACATGCTCAACCTGGCTGCCGACTGTGTGGAGCAGGGGAGATGGGACAGCCCTTACCAATTGGTCATGGTCGATGAGTTTCAGGATGCCAGCCAAGCTCGATCGCGCCTCGTAGCGTCTTTAGTACGTGGTCCTCACAAGCACCTGTTTGCAGTGGGAGATGACTGGCAGAGCATTAACCGTTTTGCCGGTGCTGACCTGTCAGTCATGACGAACTTCGAGACACGCTTTGGTCCCACAGTGACCATGAAGCTGGAAATAACCTTCCGTTGCCCTCAGTCTCTGTGCGACATCAGTAGTGCCTTTGTGCGGAAGAACCCCAAACAACTTGCCAAAGTGGTTCGCTCTCAACAACCTGCTCTCAAGGATCCGGTGAAGATTGTTCGGGTTACAGATGAACACGGAATCAGATCTGTCATTGCGAAGCGGATAGAGGAAATTGCGAGCACGGATCCCAAAGGTAAGAAGCACAAGATCTTGGTACTGGGGCGCTACAAGAAAGAAAGCGTCTACCTTCCCGCCAATGTTGATACCAGTCGTATTGATCTGGAGTTCATAACTGTGCATTCCTCCAAAGGGCTGGAGGCGGATCACATCATTCTTCCCCGAGTGACATCCGAGACCCTTGGTTTCCCCAGCAAGGTGGCTGACGATCCTGTGCTGCAACTTGCCATGCCATCGGGCGATGATTTCCAGTACGCGGAGGAGAGGAGGCTGTTTTATGTGGCGCTCACGCGTGCACGTCAGACAGTCACGCTGGTCACTATCGAACGCAAAGAGTCTCTTTTCATCGCGGAGCTCGTGAGAGAGCAGGGCATCTCTATCGAAGACCAAGTTCGCAATCAGGTTGCCAGTGAGATGTGTCCTCGATGCGGAGATGGATTCCTCACACAGAGGAAGGGCAAGTACGGACACTTCATCGCATGCACCAAGTATCCAAGGTGCGACTTCACGCGGAACATCACACGAGGCTTACGCCACTAG